Proteins encoded together in one Cicer arietinum cultivar CDC Frontier isolate Library 1 chromosome 4, Cicar.CDCFrontier_v2.0, whole genome shotgun sequence window:
- the LOC140920146 gene encoding E3 ubiquitin-protein ligase SINAT2-like — MDLGGSSFKEVLEAQLIFSDYETAKSKSEANCNGTFTKSRTCSDGKNGNSSKNGVYDLLECPVCKNLMYPPIHQCPNGHTLCSNCKIAVHNRCPTCHRDLGNIRCLALEKVAESMELPCRYQNLGCHDIFPYNTKLKHEQNCRFRPYSCPYAGSECSMMCDIPTLMAHLKDDHKVDVHDGFTFNHRYVKSNPHEVENATWMLTVFNCFGRHFCLHFEAFLLGTAPVYMAFLRFLGDEKDAKKFRYSLEVGGNSRKLIWQGIPRSIRESHRKVRDSQDGLIIQRNLALYFSGGDKKQLKLRITGRIWKEE; from the exons ATGGATCTGGGAGGCAGTTCCTTCAAAGAAGTTCTTGAAGCTCAGCTGATATTTTCAGATTATGAGACAGCTAAGTCTAAATCTGAGGCCAATTGTAATGGTACATTCACAAAGTCAAGGACTTGTTCGGATGGAAAGAATGGAAATAGTTCAAAGAATGGTGTCTATGACCTACTTGAGTGCCCTGTTTGCAAGAATTTGATGTATCCCCCAATTCATCAG TGCCCAAACGGCCACACATTATGTTCGAATTGCAAGATTGCGGTGCATAACCGTTGCCCAACGTGCCACCGTGATCTTGGGAATATAAGGTGTTTGGCTTTGGAGAAAGTGGCGGAATCAATGGAGCTTCCTTGCAGATATCAAAATCTAGGCTGTCATGATATATTCCCATACAACACTAAGCTAAAGCATGAGCAAAATTGTCGATTTCGTCCATACAGTTGCCCCTATGCTGGATCAGAGTGCTCTATGATGTGTGACATTCCAACTCTTATGGCCCATCTCAAGGATGATCACAAGGTCGACGTACATGACGGATTCACCTTTAACCATCGTTATGTTAAATCAAATCCACATGAAGTTGAAAATGCCACATGGATGCTAACT GTTTTCAATTGTTTTGGAAGGCATTTCTGCTTGCACTTCGAGGCGTTTCTGCTTGGCACAGCTCCAGTTTATATGGCGTTTTTACGATTCTTGGGCGATGAGAAAGATGCGAAGAAATTCAGGTATAGCTTAGAGGTTGGTGGAAATAGCCGCAAACTTATATGGCAAGGAATTCCGAGGAGCATTCGCGAGAGTCATAGAAAAGTTCGCGACAGTCAAGATGGACTTATCATTCAGAGGAACCTAGCTCTTTATTTTTCTGGTGGagataaaaaacaattaaagttGAGGATCACTGGTCGTATATGGAAAGAAGAATGA
- the LOC101510374 gene encoding probable protein kinase At2g41970, with amino-acid sequence MLCCGGTEEDFTGLAASHYSASPIGGNAYGGGGGGGDRGEPRSNIVKSGGPQKELAIEIPAIQLNELNRLTDNFGTSALIGEGSYGRVFRAKLSNGMDAAIKKLDTSSSPEPDSDFESQLAIVSRLKNDHFAELVGYCLEGNNRILIYQYASLGSLHDTLHGRKGVQGAEPGPVLNWNQRVKIAFGAAKGLEFLHEKVQPSIVHRDVRSSNVLLFDDYEAKIADFNLTNQSSDTAARLHSTRVLGTFGYHAPEYAMTGQITQKSDVYSFGVVLLELLTGRKPVDHTMPKGQQSLVTWATPRLSEDKVKQCVDPKLNNDYPPKAIAKLAAVAALCVQYEADFRPNMTIVVKALQPLLNSKPAGPDQSNA; translated from the exons ATGTTGTGCTGTGGAGGTACTGAAGAGGATTTTACCGGCCTAGCTGCAAGCCATTATAGTGCATCACCTATTGGGGGTAACGCATacggtggtggtggtggag GCGGCGATAGAGGAGAGCCGAGGAGCAATATTGTGAAGAGCGG TGGTCCACAGAAAGAATTAGCAATCGAGATACCGGCTATTCAATTGAATGAGTTAAACCGGTTAACTGATAACTTTGGTACAAGTGCGCTTATTGGAGAAGGTTCCTATGGGAGGGTTTTCCGCGCAAAATTGAGCAATGGTATGGATGCTGCAATTAAGAAGCTTGATACTAGTTCTTCACCCGAACCTGACTCCGATTTCGAATCACAG TTAGCAATTGTTTCAAGACTGAAGAATGACCATTTTGCGGAGTTGGTCGGATACTGTCTTGAGGGAAATAACagaattttgatttatcaatATGCTAGCCTTGGTTCCTTGCATGACACGTTACACG GAAGGAAAGGAGTTCAAGGGGCTGAACCTGGTCCAGTTTTAAATTGGAACCAAAGAGTGAAAATCGCATTTGGTGCAGCAAAAGGACTTGAGTTTCTTCATGAGAAGGTTCAACCTTCTATAGTTCATAGAGATGTTAGATCAAGCAATGTGTTGCTGTTTGATGATTATGAGGCTAAGATTGCAGATTTCAACTTGACAAATCAGTCTTCTGACACGGCGGCTCGGCTACATTCAACAAGAGTCTTGGGAACATTTGGCTATCATGCTCCAGA GTATGCTATGACAGGGCAAATAACTCAAAAAAGTGATGTTTACAGTTTTGGAGTTGTGCTTTTAGAACTCTTGACAGGAAGAAAGCCAGTGGACCATACAATGCCTAAAGGGCAACAAAGTCTTGTAACATGG GCAACTCCAAGACTAAGTGAAGACAAAGTGAAACAATGTGTGGATCCTAAACTAAACAATGACTACCCGCCAAAAGCAATTGCTAAg TTGGCAGCAGTTGCAGCACTTTGTGTTCAATATGAAGCTGATTTCAGGCCAAACATGACAATTGTTGTAAAAGCTCTTCAGCCACTTCTCAATTCAAAACCAGCTGGACCTGATCAATCTAATGCTTGA